Proteins encoded together in one Gallus gallus isolate bGalGal1 chromosome 18, bGalGal1.mat.broiler.GRCg7b, whole genome shotgun sequence window:
- the LOC427799 gene encoding urotensin-2 receptor: MEPNGTAAAGDNGTAGGGGPPEGGPLLIPSDFGTVLSVMYVAGVAGNVYTLVVMCHSARCAAPMYSSIVSLALADLLYLSTIPFIVCTYLAQDWYFGDLGCRILLSLDLLTMHASIFTLTLMCTERYLAVTRPLDTLKRSRGYRKVTAGAVWSVSLLLTLPMMLMVTLTEGSKAEGKVKRMCAPTWSMDAYRTYLTVLFSTSIMAPGIIIGFLYTRLARTYLESQRNPPHKEKSKRSPRQKVLIMIFSIVLVFWACFLPFWIWQLVRLYSSPLQLTTQTQKCINYLVTCLTYSNSCINPFLYTLLTKNYREYLRNRHRNFYRFTSSFRKRGSNLQCSWGRSMSSSNQYDYSSEALGMATLKDK, from the coding sequence aTGGAGCCCAACGggacggcggcggcgggggaCAACGGGACGGCGGGCGGTGGCGGCCCCCCCGAGGGCGGCCCTCTGCTCATCCCGTCGGACTTCGGGACGGTGCTGTCGGTGATGTACGTGGCCGGGGTGGCGGGCAACGTGTACACGCTGGTGGTGATGTGCCACTCGGCGCGCTGCGCCGCCCCCATGTACAGCTCCATCGTCAGCCTGGCCCTGGCCGACCTGCTCTACCTCTCCACCATCCCCTTCATCGTCTGCACCTACCTGGCCCAGGACTGGTACTTTGGAGACCTGGGGTGCCGcatcctgctcagcctggaCCTGCTCACCATGCACGCCAGCATCTTCACCCTCACCTTGATGTGCACCGAGCGCTACCTGGCCGTCACGCGGCCCCTGGACACCCTGAAGCGCTCACGCGGATACAGGAAGGTGACGGCGGGCGCCGTCTGGTCAGTGTCGCTGCTCCTCACGCTGCCCATGATGCTGATGGTCACCCTGACCGAGGGGAGCAAGGCGGAGGGCAAGGTGAAGAGGATGTGCGCGCCCACCTGGAGCATGGATGCCTACCGGACCTACCTGACAGTGCTGTTCAGTACCAGCATCATGGCCCCGGGCATCATCATCGGCTTCCTCTACACACGCCTGGCCAGGACCTACCTGGAGTCCCAGCGGAACCCGCCCCACAAGGAGAAGAGCAAGAGGTCCCCGCGGCAGAAGGTCCTCATCATGATTTTCAGCATCGTGCTGGTCTTCTGGGCCTGCTTCCTGCCTTTCTGGATCTGGCAGCTGGTGCGACTCTACAGCAGCCCCTTGCAGCTCACCACCCAAACCCAAAAGTGCATTAACTACCTGGTGACCTGCCTGACCTACAGCAACAGCTGCATCAACCCCTTCCTCTACACCCTGCTCACCAAAAACTACCGGGAGTACCTGCGCAACAGGCACCGCAACTTCTACAGGTTCACCTCCTCCTTTCGCAAGAGGGGCTCCAACCTGCAGTGCTCCTGGGGACGCTCCATGTCCTCCAGCAACCAATACGACTACAGCTCGGAGGCCCTGGGCATGGCCACGCTGAAGGACaagtga